A genomic segment from Lujinxingia sediminis encodes:
- a CDS encoding POTRA domain-containing protein: MSEVGGQVWRGGWQGVVLSVLLCALWLSTMPCAYAQESEGGGGQADRPAVPERSQPLDAAEAQAPPSQTSASGTLRGAPGGVGVPVSPLNPLTEIYEAREARRAIDQEFEGLPIGRVAFRCDLELCQRPLGVDRFRELSGLYVGQTYSPQAIERAERRLLKTGFFSAVTVERRRVGASVFVALEAQGAVLIRRVGFEGLNPPPFETELRKVLMYRPGQVFLESAERAQAQLASLAAIFEREGYYDTEVRMVVNPVEGERHLVDLVFEVARGQERSICEIGLRGVRGMTAARAQDLLLSDVSVLSRRVPLLLPTYTTETVRQGRDALIAEYRRLGYFRARVVDQQVEEYGDEGCVRLLFEMDEGPFWALSFEGSRLFDDATLTAQLPFFASGYVDADEIRAAESAIRQLYETRGYPFARVQGEESAEDRLNRALRFEIEEGPQVQINEVRIHGARAFSEAELLSEFGTQAFGIFDTAGFLQTDRLLADMSALEERMRAQGYLQALSPIFLLEVNDSGAGMRVRVEVRQGPQTLVDRVDLEGARALPAGTLEAMLSVKPQDPFVPVNVRADQSRISQYYGAIGYPLARVTTTCRLLTGEEVPCEAPQLPQTCRAMSFAELERGRCEWREGVNAALACERVERSPVCEFSGGVMAEAVRVQHTIEEGPRVRVGEVLLKGNFRTRSSVIYRELPLSTGDRFDVQKLIEGQGNMRQLGLFDSVSIETIGLENVDAGADEIEAALIISVEESRARFVEFSVGLEGRDLLGDSRRLLLTGEAQYTDNNLLGTGQRFRPRLISAVDTLELAQLARAAGAGETGERGLDYLFGAELIYSHPRFLKSQTGVDKLFLTITPFYLLDLLGVTNDQVLREEWGLRLELRKELEEIADRLYLTFGVEAKQAATWTANDPRIAGERIFSPRRATAKLLPEINFDRRDSPLNPRSGYYVEVKPELVSGDALSQDGEDLIGDSYLRLSAALSAFFSLDGRGDYVLGQGLRYGQIVPFAERQSLVPPDERFYLGGVGTVRGFPTNVLGPVGARQQPLGGELTMSYTAELRYPLIKEWSVYGATFFDAGLLVDCFDEAGRRSSAQCFANAFPDQAPLSRVRTSAGLGLRYVIFDQIPLLFDYGVVLDRRPGEGFGSLHFNLGYSF, translated from the coding sequence GTGAGTGAGGTTGGTGGACAGGTTTGGCGAGGGGGCTGGCAGGGCGTAGTGCTGAGTGTGTTGCTCTGTGCTCTATGGCTGTCGACGATGCCCTGTGCCTATGCCCAGGAGAGCGAGGGGGGAGGTGGGCAGGCGGATCGGCCTGCGGTGCCCGAGCGGTCTCAACCTCTGGACGCAGCGGAGGCGCAGGCGCCTCCTTCGCAGACCTCTGCATCGGGGACCTTGCGCGGTGCCCCGGGCGGGGTGGGCGTGCCGGTGAGTCCGCTCAACCCCCTCACCGAGATCTATGAAGCGCGCGAGGCCCGGCGTGCGATCGATCAGGAGTTTGAGGGGCTTCCGATCGGGCGAGTGGCCTTTCGTTGCGATCTGGAGCTGTGCCAGCGTCCGCTGGGCGTGGATCGCTTCCGCGAGTTAAGCGGGCTCTATGTGGGGCAAACCTACAGCCCTCAGGCCATTGAGCGGGCGGAGCGCCGTTTGCTCAAAACCGGGTTCTTCTCGGCGGTCACCGTGGAGCGACGTCGGGTAGGCGCTTCGGTGTTCGTGGCGTTGGAGGCGCAGGGGGCAGTGCTGATTCGTCGGGTGGGCTTTGAGGGGCTTAACCCCCCGCCCTTTGAGACGGAACTTCGTAAGGTGCTGATGTACCGCCCGGGCCAGGTCTTTCTGGAGAGTGCAGAGCGGGCTCAGGCGCAGCTTGCGAGCCTTGCGGCGATCTTTGAGCGGGAGGGCTACTACGACACCGAGGTGCGCATGGTGGTCAACCCGGTGGAGGGGGAGCGCCACCTGGTGGATCTGGTGTTTGAGGTGGCACGCGGTCAGGAGCGTTCGATCTGCGAGATCGGCCTGCGCGGGGTGCGGGGGATGACCGCCGCCCGGGCTCAAGATCTGCTGTTGAGCGATGTCTCGGTGCTCTCGCGTCGCGTGCCGCTCCTGCTGCCGACGTACACCACCGAGACGGTGCGTCAGGGGCGCGACGCGCTGATCGCCGAATACCGCCGCCTGGGCTACTTCCGTGCCCGTGTGGTCGATCAGCAAGTCGAGGAGTATGGCGATGAGGGCTGCGTGCGTCTGCTCTTCGAGATGGACGAGGGGCCCTTCTGGGCGCTGAGCTTTGAAGGCAGCCGACTTTTTGATGATGCGACACTCACCGCCCAGCTGCCCTTTTTTGCGTCGGGCTATGTTGACGCCGATGAGATTCGGGCCGCAGAGAGCGCGATCCGTCAGCTCTACGAGACGCGAGGCTATCCCTTCGCGCGGGTGCAGGGCGAAGAGAGCGCCGAAGATCGTCTCAATCGTGCGCTGCGCTTTGAGATCGAGGAGGGGCCTCAAGTGCAGATCAATGAGGTGCGCATTCACGGGGCGCGGGCCTTTTCGGAGGCGGAGCTGCTCTCGGAGTTCGGTACCCAGGCCTTTGGCATCTTTGATACGGCGGGTTTTCTTCAGACCGACCGCCTGCTGGCCGACATGAGCGCACTGGAAGAGCGGATGCGGGCGCAAGGCTACCTGCAGGCGCTCTCGCCGATTTTCTTGCTGGAGGTCAATGACTCCGGTGCCGGGATGCGGGTGCGAGTGGAGGTGCGCCAGGGCCCGCAGACCCTTGTGGATCGGGTGGATCTTGAGGGCGCCCGGGCGCTGCCCGCGGGGACCCTGGAGGCGATGCTTTCGGTGAAGCCGCAGGATCCCTTTGTGCCGGTGAATGTGCGCGCCGACCAGTCGCGGATCTCGCAGTATTACGGCGCGATCGGCTATCCGCTGGCCAGGGTCACAACGACCTGCCGGCTGCTCACCGGGGAGGAGGTTCCCTGTGAGGCGCCGCAACTGCCGCAGACCTGTCGCGCGATGAGTTTTGCGGAGTTGGAGCGTGGCCGCTGTGAGTGGCGTGAGGGCGTGAACGCGGCGCTGGCCTGCGAGCGCGTGGAGCGCAGCCCGGTCTGCGAGTTCTCTGGCGGGGTGATGGCCGAGGCGGTGCGGGTGCAGCACACCATTGAGGAGGGCCCCCGGGTGCGCGTTGGCGAGGTGCTGCTTAAAGGCAACTTCCGCACGCGCTCCTCGGTGATCTACCGCGAATTGCCCCTGAGCACCGGGGACCGCTTCGATGTGCAAAAGCTCATCGAAGGCCAGGGCAATATGCGCCAGCTGGGGCTCTTTGATTCGGTGAGCATTGAAACCATCGGCCTGGAGAACGTCGACGCGGGGGCCGATGAGATCGAAGCGGCGCTGATCATCAGCGTGGAGGAGTCGCGGGCGCGCTTTGTGGAGTTTAGTGTGGGGCTGGAGGGGCGCGACTTGCTTGGCGATAGTCGACGGCTGCTTCTGACCGGTGAGGCGCAGTATACCGACAACAACCTCCTGGGCACCGGTCAGCGTTTTCGGCCCCGGCTGATCTCGGCGGTGGATACGCTGGAACTCGCGCAGCTTGCGCGTGCCGCCGGGGCTGGCGAGACCGGGGAGCGAGGGCTGGATTACCTCTTCGGGGCGGAGCTCATCTACAGTCACCCGCGCTTTTTAAAGAGCCAGACCGGCGTCGATAAGCTCTTTCTGACGATCACGCCCTTCTATCTGCTCGATCTGCTCGGGGTGACCAACGATCAGGTGCTGCGTGAGGAGTGGGGGCTCAGGCTGGAGCTGCGCAAGGAGCTTGAGGAGATCGCCGACCGGCTCTATCTGACCTTCGGAGTGGAGGCCAAGCAGGCGGCGACCTGGACGGCCAACGATCCGCGCATCGCCGGTGAGCGCATCTTCTCACCCAGGCGCGCCACCGCGAAGTTGTTGCCGGAGATCAACTTCGACCGCCGCGACAGCCCGCTCAATCCGCGCTCCGGATATTATGTGGAGGTTAAGCCGGAGCTGGTCAGTGGAGACGCCTTGAGCCAGGACGGCGAAGATCTCATCGGCGACAGCTACCTGCGCCTCTCGGCGGCTCTCAGCGCGTTTTTCAGTCTGGACGGGCGCGGGGATTACGTACTGGGGCAGGGGCTGCGCTACGGGCAGATCGTGCCCTTTGCCGAGCGCCAGAGCCTGGTGCCCCCCGATGAGCGCTTCTACCTGGGCGGGGTGGGCACGGTGCGCGGTTTCCCCACCAATGTGCTCGGGCCGGTGGGCGCGCGTCAGCAGCCGCTGGGCGGCGAGCTGACGATGAGCTATACCGCCGAGCTGCGCTACCCGCTGATCAAGGAATGGAGCGTGTACGGGGCAACGTTCTTCGACGCCGGGCTGCTCGTTGACTGCTTCGATGAGGCCGGTCGGCGCAGCTCCGCGCAGTGTTTTGCCAACGCCTTTCCCGATCAGGCGCCCCTCTCCCGGGTGCGCACGTCAGCCGGGCTGGGCCTGCGCTATGTGATCTTTGACCAGATTCCTCTGCTCTTTGACTACGGTGTGGTGCTCGATCGCCGCCCTGGAGAGGGCTTTGGGAGCCTGCACTTTAACCTCGGGTATTCGTTTTGA
- a CDS encoding DUF4105 domain-containing protein, with product MSRQKRWGHSGWQRALLPLMAMMVMAAALLGSAREAQAYNTPWGKGLSRPEDLVISLATFSPGDQIPQWFGHTALVVEDRRFNTSRLYNYGMFSFGDGMLMNFAMGRLLFWVAPAPVAPTYQFYIAEDRDVRVIELNLPPETRAEVAAFLADNVRPENREYLYHHYDDNCATRVRDIIDRSVGGQFNDAFDQADSLTLRGHTRRHSQHLKPMDWLLMFLMNNEIDRPIAVWDAMFLPEVLEEAVLDFEYVDEEGNTQPLALRTHRVFESSRAPTPETPATHWPFWAGVGVLLGALSTLLGWRASRHPGRRGPRVVFGLVLGAVAGVFGLVGTGLFVMAAMTDHTVTYWNLNLLLANPLTLLGAFFALRVAFGSEGSRGGLRLIWRALAALAILGLLAQLVGLIWPTIFQNMLLPLALLLPWVLGAAAGVELACRRRQAA from the coding sequence TTGAGTCGACAGAAGCGATGGGGCCACTCCGGGTGGCAGAGGGCGTTGTTGCCACTGATGGCGATGATGGTGATGGCGGCGGCGCTTCTGGGAAGTGCGCGTGAGGCCCAGGCCTACAACACGCCCTGGGGCAAGGGATTAAGCCGCCCGGAAGACCTGGTGATAAGCCTGGCGACCTTTAGCCCGGGCGATCAAATCCCACAGTGGTTCGGTCACACGGCACTCGTCGTGGAAGATCGCCGCTTTAACACCTCGCGCCTCTACAACTACGGGATGTTCTCGTTTGGCGACGGGATGTTGATGAACTTCGCGATGGGGCGACTGCTCTTCTGGGTGGCACCGGCCCCTGTGGCGCCGACCTACCAGTTTTATATCGCCGAAGATCGTGACGTGCGTGTGATCGAGCTCAACCTGCCACCGGAGACTCGGGCGGAGGTGGCGGCGTTTCTTGCCGATAACGTGCGCCCGGAGAACCGCGAGTACCTCTACCATCATTATGACGATAACTGCGCCACACGGGTGCGCGATATCATCGATCGCTCCGTCGGCGGGCAGTTCAACGATGCGTTCGACCAGGCCGATTCCCTGACCTTGCGAGGCCATACGCGGCGCCACTCCCAGCACCTTAAGCCGATGGACTGGCTCTTGATGTTCCTGATGAACAACGAGATCGACCGGCCCATCGCGGTCTGGGACGCGATGTTCTTGCCCGAAGTGCTTGAAGAGGCAGTGCTCGACTTTGAGTATGTCGATGAGGAGGGCAACACGCAGCCTCTGGCGCTTCGAACCCATCGGGTCTTTGAGTCGAGTCGCGCGCCCACGCCCGAGACGCCGGCGACGCACTGGCCCTTCTGGGCGGGCGTGGGCGTGCTTCTTGGCGCGCTGAGCACGCTGCTGGGCTGGCGAGCCTCACGCCACCCCGGCCGGCGCGGGCCCCGGGTGGTCTTCGGCCTGGTGTTGGGCGCGGTGGCCGGCGTGTTCGGGCTGGTGGGCACCGGCCTCTTTGTGATGGCGGCGATGACCGACCATACGGTGACCTACTGGAACCTCAACCTCCTGCTGGCCAACCCACTGACCCTGCTCGGGGCCTTCTTTGCGCTGCGGGTGGCATTCGGCAGCGAGGGCAGCCGTGGGGGACTTCGCCTGATCTGGCGCGCGCTCGCTGCGCTCGCGATCCTCGGGTTACTCGCTCAGCTGGTGGGACTTATCTGGCCGACGATCTTCCAGAATATGCTCCTGCCCCTCGCGCTGCTGCTCCCCTGGGTGTTGGGGGCTGCGGCCGGTGTGGAGCTTGCCTGCCGCAGACGCCAGGCTGCCTGA
- a CDS encoding CAP domain-containing protein, with protein sequence MLHFFSILRAALFAGCVPPAEGVDPLRDPGEHWEIDDLERPPREVRIAQVVEATNRARARAQDCGEHGWMEAVGAVETDEALAMAATAHAHDLATMDALSHTGSDGSDFVERAERAGFGGQPVGENIAATFRLGESLVRGWLDSDDHCRVLMNPRARYLGVGLYDSASGAPFSTYWVQVFGH encoded by the coding sequence TTGTTACATTTTTTTAGCATTTTAAGGGCGGCACTCTTTGCGGGATGCGTACCTCCGGCTGAAGGGGTCGATCCGCTCCGTGATCCCGGGGAGCACTGGGAGATCGACGATCTGGAGCGCCCCCCGCGCGAGGTGCGCATCGCGCAGGTGGTGGAGGCGACCAACCGCGCCCGCGCCCGCGCGCAGGACTGCGGAGAGCACGGCTGGATGGAGGCGGTGGGAGCGGTGGAGACGGATGAAGCCCTGGCGATGGCGGCCACCGCCCACGCGCACGATCTGGCGACGATGGACGCGCTCAGCCACACCGGAAGCGATGGCAGCGACTTTGTGGAGCGGGCCGAACGCGCCGGTTTTGGGGGGCAGCCCGTAGGTGAGAACATCGCCGCGACCTTTCGCCTCGGCGAGTCCCTGGTGCGGGGATGGCTGGACTCCGACGATCATTGCCGGGTGTTGATGAATCCCCGGGCGCGCTATCTCGGCGTGGGCCTCTATGACAGCGCGTCCGGCGCACCCTTTTCAACCTACTGGGTGCAGGTCTTCGGGCATTGA